Within the Eucalyptus grandis isolate ANBG69807.140 chromosome 1, ASM1654582v1, whole genome shotgun sequence genome, the region GAAAGTGTCGGGTAGTGGGCAAAACGGAAGGGttactatatatttttttcgttAATAAAGTGAAAAGCTCGTGACTTTATACATGTGAAGTGTCCCTTAATCTGGAAAAAATCACAATTCTTCCGTCCCCTCAAAATCGGATGATCGCGGATAATAGTCCATTAGTTGAAGGGAAAAAATATCCCAGCATCCAATGTAATCTTCCATACACAGCATGGAGCCCAAAAAATGAGTGTCAGCTGGAAAAATCCCATCGTGTTTTAAGTCGATGCGAGGCTGATTGACGTAGGATTAGCCCTTGTTAAAAGAAACTCGCGAAAATTACCACTTTGGATGTGGTTTTCGAATTGTGGTTCTCGCAACGCCCAATTACTTGTTGATTGTAATGTTTGCAAAGATTGAGTTTATTGTTGCTGTTGAACAAAACAATCTAACCCATCATGAATGGCGAAATTATTCCTAATTTCTCAGTACTCTAAGTCGATTGAATTGACTTGCTAAGTCCAATGCACTTCTCGCCAAGTTAAAATCAAGCATGAGTGAGAATTAGAGGTGTCGAAATGAATTATGGATCACTTTTTGACTCATATTTGGGACGTACTCTAAATGAGTTGTTAAACATTTGAAGGGCTGACTGAAAATGagtataaaatattaaaattggagaATGACCCCTTTAAAAATTAAGTTTGTATCACCAAGGCCCGTTTTTTACGAGACCGATTTGTGCTGTCTAAATACCAATcgtggacccaaaaaaaaaaaaaaaaaaattcccagtCGGGCAGCAAGATTAGGTTCCCTTGTGTACATTAAGAATTTCACACCCACGCGCTTCCAACAGTGGACGTCCACTACGCGCTAGgagtgatcggttcccggttcggtccagttccaaggtggaaccgggaactggaccgggAGAATCAGTTCCtaattttgggaaccgtggaccggaccgttggTCTTAGGatcgagaaccggaccggaccatcggttccggtccagTTCGGTTCAGTCCAAAAGAATTGGCactttatttttcactaaagaatgaccattcactaaagaataatCATGTTCTGGATCGATCAATCAAATTCGGTTTCcgagcaatctaataaaactactcacacatgtttccacgtgcaaaatattcaaacttcacttgtgtgaatatcaatcatagtttatgtatttcatgcttaattttaagcataaaacccatgaacaacgtgattaaaggtgttgcttggcttaggttttatagacaatctctcttctatactttgaatgtttagtcgatatgagactttttaaggcttgaagtgccttgtcgtttgcaagtgaggggagcaagagagagagtgtgagcatgatgagagttttttctataaataaagagtaacaacaagagttttggtgatctcttggccacataagaggttgttacttaaattgcaattccgattgcaataagtttcatatataatattaatatattatatgtgtttatatattatatgaatataaattatatataaaaaaatttggtccggtccggttcccaccttggaaccgggaaccggaccaaccggccgccggttccaagattaggaaccgggaaccgaaccgccGACCATGGGAACcacccaaaaccggccggtccggtccggttcggttcggttccggttcgggtggtttccgttgcacacccctactacGCGCGTATCTTATCCACCAACCAATGTACATATTATTTACATGTTCTCATTTTATTcctaataaaatataattgcacatttaaaaaaaaggtacaCAAATTCAGACTTACAGCATGACTGCATTTCAGTGGGGTGTGTGTATTTTTGTGTAACAAAAATGGTGGCCAAAGTGGGCAATCACTCCGGGGATTAGAGCATCAGTGGTATATCTTAAAGGCCTCTTGATATTAGGTGAATTCTACTTGTCACCCTTATCGGcccttccttttttctattttttttttctaatgtacgatttttatgacaaattattatttttcctccacaaacAAGTATGAGAGAGAAgatccttttcatttctatatAAATGAAATAATAGAAGACAAGCAGCTTGGTTTTATTTGAAGTATAAACTCAATTTGAAAATCTTGCCATATGCTAAACAAAGTTTGGCAAATCTTAACATTTTAATGACTGAAACTTGTTGAATGAGGTCATGTCCCCTCCGCAACTTTTATTTCATCTCCATGATATACATTTTTCGAACAAATTATTGAGATTGATATCTCGAATTTAAATACGATTTGTCAAGACCAAACTCAAAGTTGGAAGCTGTTTCATAATTTAAGGAATGTCCACGTTCCATTTGTATTTAACCCCAAATCAAAGTCCAAATTACTTTCATGATTTGTGGATGGCCGGGGCCAGACTTTCACCACCTCCTTCATGCCTTGTCCATAACCTGACCTCTAAGTTTCctctttaatttgatgagtcagTTCATGGATTCATCTATTCTTTAAAAGCAACAAcataaggagaaaaagaaaatgtgaaaattgaatCCCAACGCAGGCCGATCAACTCAGTCAGGTAATTTTGCAGGCTTAATGAGAATCTAAGAAGTCAAGCAAAACAGTTTGCAAATTGGCAGGCTACTCAGCAACCAATACGCAACTCGATAGATTGAGCGGGATGATCAACCTGTACCAAATAAACAGAGCACTCGGAGGCTTGAAATAAGAACAGCTTCATAGCCTCCGCTGCTTCCGCGTCCGTCGAGCTTTGCTGATTTTTTAATCTCGACTCTTCCCTTTCcataaatagagagagagagagagagagagagagagagagagagagagaaggtcaGATCGGAAGATGATGAGCTCTTCTACAGGGAAGGGAAACTCAGTTGAAGCTGATTttagaagaaaacacaaatgCTCAAGAATTTCGTCGGCAATTGGTGAATAGCTTGCGTTGTTTGTTAGGGGTTTTCCCTTGATTGAAGGCTGTGATATTAATCATCCTTTTCTTGGAGGTAATCTATAAAGATGAGATCGGatcctattttttattttttttcaaaagtacaATTATATATCTATGAATGATGGATTAAGCATCTTATGCGTGGTTTGGCTTGAAATTGAAAGGTGATTCGTGTGCATGAATTACAAACaaattaggtaaaaaaaaattcgtttctcatactaattaaattatcatatttcattgttcatttaaaaatctaaatttgaaattttcaagtaTCGCATACGGAAAAAcgtcaaaatgaaaatataaaaattatttaagacATGCCATTAGCGATAAcatatttctcttcattttttattttttttgtgcaatataaattttcacaatgtTAATCCTCATAtatggtatttatttatttatttacttatttggGGCCAGAATCCTCATCCGTGGTTAAAAAAGATATCGCTGATTAGGAATTTCAAAAAAGATATCCCCTCGGAGGGCGCTTTAGAAGATTTGCCTAAGACCTGAAGACGCAGCCGCAGGATGTGATCGGGAAGGCTAAGAGGAGAAAACGTAATGGAGGGTGAACTAATGCCAGCGTCCATGGATTCTCCATCTCCAAACAGGCTCCGCTCTGATTCTGAAGCCGAATCTGCCGACAAGGTAACTTTCGGCTTTGTGCTTTTTCTTGGTTGGGTTAATGGAAATGAATGTCCTTGACAGGAAATTTGAGTTTCTTATGTTTGTTTGATAAGTTTTCCTGCTTCCTATCTTCCATCCGTCTTATTTCCAGATATTTCtaactttctttatttttcttttggtgaaaCTCAACCCAAAGGAGGATCGGATCAGCTGTTTGCCTGAAGACGTTATAGGCTTTATATTGTCTCTTTTGACGTCTAGAGAAGCACAAGCCACTTGTCTTCTTTCCAGAAGATGGAGGCATTTGTCTGCATGTCGGGTCACCAACCTTGACTTCGACCGGCGTGAGTTGTTGGACGAGATGAAAGATAACCCCGAGTTGGCagaaaaggagagggagagatacGTGGAATGGGTGGACAATGCCTTGTATCCACAATATGAAGGATACCACCTACGTAGATTTGCATTATGCTTCGACTTGAATATTTCATATCAGTCTCACATCGATCGGTGGATTATATTTGCGTTGGCAAAACAAGTTAAAGTTCTCCAACTGATTTTCGACCCAACATCTATGGAGGATTTAATGAATGATTGTGACCCAAATCACTTGCCATATCTCTTAGGGCGGGAGACACTTATGGATGTTGATGTAGGGTGTTCACAACAGACTTCATGTCTAAATAATTTTGCCTTTAGCCCTTCTAGTTCTTGGCATGTTGGCTTGAGGTATCTTGAAGAGCTCACCTTTCATCGAATCACTGTAGAGGGAGAACTCATTGAGCAATTGCTTGCCAATTGTCCGGTTCTAGAGCGATTGACTTTGAACGATGCTTTTGGTTTGGATAGGCTGAGAGTTTCTGGCCGATCATTGAAGTTGAAATACTTGCTCATGACATGTTGTGCCGATCTTGAGTGCGTTGAGATTTTTGACACAAATCTTGCATCCTTCACTATCATGGGAATGGATATTCCAATGTGCTTGGACAAGCTCCCCCATATGTCTGAGATGTCTATTATAGGATCTAGCTGGGGGTTTGTGCATGCAGCCTTGTTTTTTCTTTCGAGTCTTTCTTGTTTGCAGATTCTCAAACTTGACTATGTTACTTCACCTGATGTAAGAGCCCTGACCGATTTTCATAAGGTTTCATAGGTTATGTCTTTTTTGCTATCTTTGTTATCATTgatactctctctctcatgtagGAAAAGTGGCATATTGGTCAATTGCCTAAATTGCCAAGTGTCAAGCAATTGAAAGTGAGTGTTCAAGGATATGGAGATGCAACCCTACTTCCATTCACTCTGGTGATCGAGGCATGTCCCTCCTTGCGAAGTTTTGTGTTTGAGGTGGGATTTTAGCCTCATTCAAATCTCCATCTATTTAGATATTAGACAAATGTAGGAAGATAGAATATAATAAACGAAGCCACTATTGAATCCTATTCAAGTTTCTGCTTATAGGTGAGTCATTGGGACATCACGTGATCAGCATTTACTTGATGTGACAATCAGGCGTACTTTTTTATGGCAAATTCTCTCTTTCACTAGCATTCTCCAATCCATCGATATCTTGCGGTGATCAATAATATACGgcattcttctttttcacagTTGATGCGGCCGTCAGAGATGCTATGCAGGCAGAGAGAATTGAAAAGAGTTGTTAGACCTTCCCATATGTACCTAAAGGAGGTTGAATTTTACAACTATTATGGTCGACCTTGTGATCATGAACTGGTGAATTACCTTGTTGAGAATGCCATTGCTCTGGAGAAGTTAGTGGTGAATCCCTGTGAAGAAGCATATTTCTCGGATGGGATGAAAAGACTGATGGAACCTAGAGAACGTGCTCTACAACAGCTCAAGGGAAAGTTACCTTCTAGAATTGAGCTGATGATTAATTAACAAAACTAGAGCATCATTCACGCGGCATCCACAGAGCTGTTATGCATTAGTTTAATTCTGCAACCTCTTGCGGATAtatgtttgtttattaattttttgttgctCCTGATTCTTTTTAGTTGGATTTATAAGTTGCGTAATAGTTGTTCTCCATTTTTAAACAACATGGAATGCAGCAAGGCTATAAATAATGGATGTTTTCGGTTTATGGTTGAACTTCCTCGTGTGTTTCTACTTTTTGAAGTTACAATTGCAAGTTTACATCATCAATTCTCCATTCAATAAAACCCCATGATTCTGCCCAACATCCAATGTAATCTTCCATACACAAGATTGGACACAAAaattaagtcttttttttttttaaatttaaaaaagccCCACAAGTCAATGCGAGGCTGATTAGCATGGTCTTAATCTTCGCTTGTTAAAGGAAATTTGCCACTTTTACCACTTCGTGGTTTTTGAAGTGTGGTCCTCAGAGAATGCCGCGATTATATGCTAACTCTAATGTTTGTAACATTAGGCCTATCATCATTCTTGAGTAACgtgaacaaaacaataatacATATTAGTATATCACAAATGGCGAAATCATTGCTGATATCTGATAGTGATCTTCTAAGTTCCAAGTCAACATCAATTACTCCATTAGTATATCTTGCTGCAACTCATGATCAGATCAATCAAGCACGACCAAGAATCCATGAAGTCAAGCAGCAAAGcacaagaaaatttgaaaattgacatgcAACTACTCAGCAACCAATTACACAAATTGAACGGGGAAAGGAATGCCCTTTTCCGATTATCACATCATACCAAATAGACATAACACTCGAAGTCTTCGAACAGGACCAGCTCGACAGGTTGTGGTTTGTCGGTGCCCTCCGAGCTCTACCAATCCTTTGAGTTCATTGGTTTAATGTTGTCTGTTCGCTTTATTTTTTCGTGGGTTTCGGCTGTCGCGTAGAGTTGAAAAATCGAGGGACTCTGTGTTAGGTAACTGTGATGATATGGGATGGAGGATTGTTGGATAAGTCGtaaaaaacttaaaaacaaGTTTCGAGACTAGAGGTGGCTATTGATCTGCCACCACAAGTCCGAAAGTCTCAAAGTCAATATGCAGACTCCCAGAACTGCCCGCAAATtagaaccatttttttttttttggtaaattttttttcacaagATTAGTCCTcctatatgttttttttttggtcaaaatccTTAtccatgattaaaaaaatcacaattcaaGGAAAGTTCCATCCTGTGATATTGTTCCTATGGCGGTTCCATTCCCGAAATGATCAGcgtttcttttattaaaaaaataaagaaagaacagaaatagGCAAAAGACGATAGCATAAAAGAAATAGTAGTATTAATAAGAACAGCACGAACATGTCcgatcaaagaaaagaaaagaaagaaaagaaaagcaagagtaCTAATCCTAGGAGATGAGTGAGAGGCAGCAGGActactaagggcgcgtttggcaacGGTTCTGTTCCAGGAAGCGATTGCgagtaaaagaacgtgtttagtaactgtctaaaattttgattacggaatagaattgcgtttgataacgtgttcattgatttgttccaattttttttatttttaaataatttttatactttttttctttttcttttacctttttaccttttttccttttctttttcattttttcttttctttttttcctttttctcctatttttcttcttcttcttgtggccggacGAGGGCGGCGACCTcaccgagcgtcgccggccctcgcgagGGCTGACCGTCGTCGGCCAAGCCTCACCTAAGCGGTGGCGAGGCCGGCCTTGCCATCTGGCGAGGCCGGCGTCGCCGGTGGACGGGCGGGCCTCgcggggcgggcgaggccgcttGGCCCACGGTCGAGCTAGGCGAGCCCGGCCGGTGGTTGgcgggcctcgcctagcccggcgagcctcggcctcgctagatccggcgaggccttGCCTCGCCGGATTAggcgggcggcgggcggtggtgggcggcggcggacggcggcgggcggcggcgggcgacggtcgcggGATgacagaaggaaagaagaagagttttattgtgttgattctttttgattctcgaacgagaatcaacttttttattctcaaatctattccaaaaactgatgcaggaacaaaatttttaccaaacgcgattctcgtcttAAAGCGATGGAACAAAAAATCGGAATCAGTCACCGTTTGGCATGTTGCCAAACAGAGCCTAATCCTAAGAGACTACAGTGAGTGGGTACCAGGCACAAACCTACTGCCCAGTAACTACTAGACTACCTAGTAGTAATAGCAGCGTTACCAGCTGCATTATCAGCAGCTGGAGCAGGTGGGTAAAACAGTAAACCATATTTGTTAGGTACAAATTTGCACCTAAAATTTTGTGCATGGCTATCATTGATGAGGGCAACTCGGCAGACACCTCAACTTGTTCTAATCGGCCGTGGTTCTGAAAATGTGTCGgcattattttcataaatgccTTGGCATCCTCCACGTTATGGAGAACCAAGGCACGCTGGTTTTTCACCTCCTGGACAGTATCACGTAGAGCTTTCTCAGCCTCATCATGAAGTCTTTTGTAATGCTGACTTTCTGCTTctctgaaaaaataaatataaatatataaaaaatatttacaaaatccgaaaaaagaagaagataaactcACGATATTGTTAGTTTCTGCTGATAGCGCGACCAAGTCTTTTGTGCGCTAAAAAATTCTTCGTTCTAGATACGAAGTCTTGCACCGAGTTCCATTTCGATGGGCGAtaggctgagagagagagagagagagagagaggggtggagTAGGGGTCGAGAGGGAGGCTGAGACAGAGAGAGGTGGAGTAGGTGTATATATATACTGGGAGGACATGGAGGATGTGTGTGGAGTTGAGCCGTTGGACCTTGAAGCATGAGATTAAAGAGAGGGAGCGGCTGCGGCATGTGGGTGAAAATGGATGATTTAACCGCAAGAGAGAAAGGCTGCGGCATGGGGTCACATGGGGGTCAAGCTGGATGCTTTAACCGCAAGAGAGAGCGGTGTGGCATGAGGTGAAgctaattatactttttgaaagttgtaggactcaattgtactttcataatgaattttaagatttaattgcacttttagaaaattttagcattcaattatactttcgtaacaagttttagaatttcaagtacactttttctttataataaaTAAGGAATCCATCATCCAAAATAcagataaaagtaaaaaaatttgagtatAGATACACTAATAGATGGAGAAGACTAGTCAATCTAGCATAAGAATCTACATTGGCAAAACATACGAGAGATTGTGTACCCTCATGAACCGCATTAGAGAATCTTTCTTTGTGCAAACCAAACTGAAGTGACAGTTTCTCCTCAAATGCCAGTACCATCATAGTAGCCCACTAGATTTGTGAGGTGTTATGTCCTTAAGCAAGTCCTGCAGATTAATATCTCTGAATCTGCCGATCTAGGTGGTCATGCATCGCTTCGAACACACTGATCCAATTGTTTTAGATGCAAATGTCGGTTGCTTGGCTGAGGCTGCATAAGAGTGATAAGGACTAGATAAGGACTAGAAAGGCCTCTGGAATGAAAAAGGGCAATGAAACCAACAAGATCAAAGTGAGAGTCAACTGCCCATGTTTGGTGTCTACTTTAGACCCTTTCTTCACGAGGTCTGGTTTAATGctaaaaatatgattaaaaagAATGTTTAAATGTATTTGTaatcttttttgaatttcattttcggctaagaaaaaaattaggagcAAAATAGGAGTAGGAGCGGGAGTAGGAGAATGAAAAGTCGAATCGGCTTGCACTAGCTCTCCTCTTTCTAGGATTTTGATCGTAGCGGTCCTCGTTGTTGTTGGGTGTTGGGGCCACCTCCACAGCTATCTCGCTCCAGCTGCTGCCGCTCTCAAAAATAGGTGTGCAGCATCATGCTGAAGGACAAAGCACCAGGACCTAGTTCCGCTAGATTTGGTTGGCAATTTCATTTAGGGCTTGTTGGGCCTCCTCGAACAGTTAGGGTAAAGCTAGCGCTCCACTTCTCTGAAacagtaaaaataaaaacatataaaagACTCATGCAAAGGATGCAGCATTTTATAGGCAATTGAGAAGGGAGAGGTGATGGAGGAAGAcataagatatatatataagtggAAGGGAAGGGAAAGATGTTTGTGTAAAAAGATCGTTAGACAATACTCTCCATTTCCATCGAAGCATTGGGCCACGCTATCTTCATTGAAGCCTCACTCTACTTTCGCTTGCATCTGAAAGTCAAGTGAGAGAGTGATTCTGACTTGTGAAGTGTGAAGGATTAAGGGGAAGATAGAAGagatgtgtatatatataaagtgaAAGGAAAGGGGAAATGTGTGTGTAAAGGGGTGGTTGGATAATGCTATCTTGGTTGGATAATGCTACCTCCATTGAAAGCTCACTCCCTTCTCACCTGCAGCTTGAGAGTCGAGAAAGAGAGTGACCAAGGCGTGAGCAAGCACAGGCGAGCATGACTCGTGTGCGGGGCCCAACATATAATTGTGAAGGATTAGGGAAATTTGTAGAttcgtaaaaaaatttaaaaataaaaaatccaccTTCCACCCATGTTGTCTTATAAAAGAAAGCAGGTCCCTTCAAAGTGCAAGCCTTGGAGCATTAGAGTTCAAGCTTAAATTCAGCTGACCCAATTGAGTTGCTTCATACAGAAAGCGAAATTTTGGATCCAAACTCAAGGAAGTAGGGTAGAGACGGAGAGATATGCAGCACTTCAAGTACATCGTAggattcgaaaaaataaaatatgcacaAAAGTCAAAGCTGCTCTCAGATATACAATGCTCGGTTggttcctccaaaaaaaaaaaataaagggcaAAACAAGGAAAACAGCTTTCAGCTATTTGGAGTATTCTAACAGTAAAATCTCCACCCCACTTACTAATATTACAGCAAAAGAGTGAGAGTGAAACGACCTGTCGTGAAGCATCTAAGTAGTTTGTAGCATTCTAGTTAGATTTCTCGTCCACCCTCGGGCATATGGAGGCATGAATTCAGTCTTttaagatgatgatgatctagCTGATGAGGATTCGCCCAACGAGACAGAAGCCAGCGAAGAAGCCCAAACCCGGGCACTCTTTGCCCTTGCGTGAAAGCTCCTGCCTTTACAAAGTCTCACCTTTGTCCAAATCCTCCTCACGTCAATAGCATAAACCACACGCCCCAATAACTGAGTTGCCTCGCCAAATATTTCCAAGTTTAGATGAGGAACATACGAGACACAGAAAGCTCTCAAACAAGAGACAACTTTAGGGAATATGGCCATGAGTAGTCTCAAACAGGAAAACAACAGCGAGAGAGCCAGATATGGTTCCCTTTTTAGACTCTTCATCGACAGCACATCCTTGAACTGTGTCCTGGAATTTTCACGAGTCTGAAGACGCGATGGCTGCTCTACCATGACGTGCTGCACAGGATGAAGGCCTGTGTTGCAGACAGAAGAAAAATGAGCCATCCAAAATGTCACAAACTGAGTTTATTTGGTGCCAAAATTGGCTGCATCAATTAAAAGCTATTGGGCCAATAGCGCTCTATTAATATGGGGCAATTCTATCTAATCATTTACCTGTGTTTGTCTCGTAAAATTCCACAAGAAAGTCGAGAGTTTTTGGACCATGGTATTGCAACCTTGAAGTCTGATTCAGCAATAATATAGATGGCAAACTATGGATCCCATATCTTGAAAATACACTGTAAAACCAGCTCAGGGATAAGCACAACAGTAACTCAGATAAAAAGCAATACAAAATCCCTAATCCCGGAAGGACGGATAAAAAAGAACCATTGACCTTTCTTATTATTAACCATGTATCTTTTGATGATACAAGATTGCAACTACCATTTAACAGTTTAATAGAGGAATCCGCTTTCACGAATAACGACAAGTATTTGATGTAGTAATAGTATACCAAAAAATTCACAAGACGTAGTTAGTTGAGGATGCATATAGTTGTACCATtatgattttaatgaaatcatTTGTCTTCCTTCCAAATATCCCTTTTATTAACCCACCTTTCATATCCTCAATAATGGCTATGTCCGAACTTCTTGCCATTACTTTATTTCATGTCTAAATGGTTTTGAAAGCAGTCTAGTCCGTGGGGTTGTCCCTTTTTGAATACTCAAGAAGTTTCTGACAAATCCCCTTGGAGTAGCTACATCTTTCAAGTTTTATCAAATGCACATTCTACGATATTCCACCACCAAGAAAAGGTAGAACAAAGCTGTAAGCCTCATCTGTAATAACTGTAGTGCAAATAACAATtgacaaagtaaaaagaaagaggtTTCCATTGTGTGGCTTCAACTATATAATACCTACAACAATCATGTTCAAGTGAGCCTGGCCAAACAAGATAAAACACCGTTTCCACAGCATAACTAGTAAAGATAGTATCAGCACAAACCTTGGCATAGCTAAGGATTGCTCAACTGCCAAATGATCTATTTGAGGGAACATAGAGCTTAGGGCTTCGTATATAGGCCGTATAGACTGGGAAAACGGGCACCATGAAGCATAGAAAAGTACAGCAGTATATCCACTGTGATGTTTGGACATCAGAAATCTATCAAGGAAGTTCCCATTCCCCTAAACACAGTTAAATAAGAGTTTATGTATTAGTAGAACTTCAGTCTTGGGACACAGTATTCTTTTGAATCTATGGAAAGAAATAATTGGGGCAAACAGCATCCTGCCAAATTCATGCAAGAGAAACTCAAGGAAGAGGAAATAGGGGTTATTGAATATTCAATGCTGTGGAAAAGATAAGATTACAAAAGTAGGAGGACATGAGACCAAGAACAGTCTAAAAGTTAGAAATGCAAAAGAGGGTGACCAAACAACCTTTATTTTCactttagaagaagaagaaaatgaagaagcttcatttttcaaataataagatGCTACAATCTACTATGGGCTGAatcatgagagagagacagggagTCATCTAAAGCCTTCTGAGTATGCAAAGTCCTCCACAAATACTGACCCACGCTTATAGCAGTAAATGAGTAAATGGACAAACACGAATGAATACATATGATGCCATACTTctaatgattaaaaaatcaacaagaataTTCACAAACAATAGAATATACCCACCTTATGTCAAATGCATCATAAAATACTCATATTTCAGTGAGCATAACAATCAATGTAATCAAACATGATTGAAAATCCATTTGCTAATGCATTTGAGTTTCTTTCTATAAACTAAATAGACAAGATATCTGACACCTTTGAATAAAGAGTCTGAGAAGG harbors:
- the LOC104442955 gene encoding 5'-adenylylsulfate reductase-like 5 produces the protein MAPPSVAVPVLLVCIGLLSSPLAARLVSPESATACPREPPAFLIGLRSQCSGSISPSPPLQGNGNFLDRFLMSKHHSGYTAVLFYASWCPFSQSIRPIYEALSSMFPQIDHLAVEQSLAMPSVFSRYGIHSLPSILLLNQTSRLQYHGPKTLDFLVEFYETNTGLHPVQHVMVEQPSRLQTRENSRTQFKDVLSMKSLKREPYLALSLLFSCLRLLMAIFPKVVSCLRAFCVSYVPHLNLEIFGEATQLLGRVVYAIDVRRIWTKVRLCKGRSFHARAKSARVWASSLASVSLGESSSARSSSS
- the LOC104414139 gene encoding putative F-box protein At3g58860 translates to MEGELMPASMDSPSPNRLRSDSEAESADKIFLTFFIFLLVKLNPKEDRISCLPEDVIGFILSLLTSREAQATCLLSRRWRHLSACRVTNLDFDRRELLDEMKDNPELAEKERERYVEWVDNALYPQYEGYHLRRFALCFDLNISYQSHIDRWIIFALAKQVKVLQLIFDPTSMEDLMNDCDPNHLPYLLGRETLMDVDVGCSQQTSCLNNFAFSPSSSWHVGLRYLEELTFHRITVEGELIEQLLANCPVLERLTLNDAFGLDRLRVSGRSLKLKYLLMTCCADLECVEIFDTNLASFTIMGMDIPMCLDKLPHMSEMSIIGSSWGFVHAALFFLSSLSCLQILKLDYVTSPDEKWHIGQLPKLPSVKQLKVSVQGYGDATLLPFTLVIEACPSLRSFVFELMRPSEMLCRQRELKRVVRPSHMYLKEVEFYNYYGRPCDHELVNYLVENAIALEKLVVNPCEEAYFSDGMKRLMEPRERALQQLKGKLPSRIELMIN